GGTTTCCGCTATATCGGTGTTGGCCGTAAGCCGTCCGAATTTTAATTAAAAAACCTCAAAATCCAAATCCCAAATTTTAAAACAAAATAAAACACCAAGATCCAAACAAGGCCAAAGCCTGGATAATCTGAATTCCAAAAATAGAAGCACCAATTTTGGAAATTCAAAAATAATTCCAGTGTTAAAGGTGCTAGGGGAAAAAAACTCCCCCCGACAGTCCTCCTTTTCCCTTCTTTTCCCTTGCCTCGAAATTCGTCTTTGGATTTCGAGTTTATCCTTTTTGAGGTCCGTTCGTGAAGATTAAAATTTAAAAATTTCCACGGCAATGACACAAAAGACTCTGTTCCTCTTCTGTTTCCAATGAAGACAAGGTTCGGAATGATAAATGGAAGGTAGGGAGTTTTGGTGGAAAAAAAAGAAGATTTTACGGTTTTGGTTTCACGTGGCAACGATCACATTCCGCCAACGGGAAGGCTACCCGGCCGTGGCACCTTCCACAGTATTCCCCATTGGTAATCTTTACCATTGAAATGGGGTTTGCCCCTTTTTTCATGATAAAAATACTTGGATGACAATTGGCACAATCCAGCCAATAGGTGTGGGGGAAATGTGGGAAGATGACGTTCGGCATTGCACCGATGGCGGGAATTTCGATGTTAAAATTAAAAGGAGGGGTGGGTTTCTTTTCCCCAGAAAGGTCATCCCGGGGATGAATCACCACAGCATCTTTATTCATGGTATAAAGGGCTTCTCCGCTGGCACGGCTCATTCCCCCCGAAGTAACCCAATTGGGCAATCCCAGAGAATCGGTAGGAAGTTCCCTTAGGGCGGTGGGGGGATTACTATTTTGACGTGCATAGGGGGGGCCCGGCTCGGGAAAACCGTTGGGTTCAGAAAGGTTCCCCGAATAGGAAAGAAAATCCATTCCCGGTGGGGCCTGTTGTACAACTGGTGCTGGAGGGGGGGTAAGGGTTGGACCCGTGGTTTGGGTTGAGGAGGGTGGCGTGGCTTGCTGGGTTTGAGCACAGGCATAAAGAATAAAAATAGCTACGGTGAACATTAAAGAAAAAAATACGATGTGTTTCCTTATATTCATTTTATTTTTCCTTAAAGGCCAAGAAATTTAATTTTTAAACTCCAAAAATAAATGGCAAAAAGTCAGAAAAAAGCAAGTCTCACTGGGGAAACCCCTCCAGAGGGCCCGTTGTCATCCCTGGCCTCCCAGCATGACAGCGTGCGCAATTAACCGGTTTCCACGAAATGGTTCCATCATGGCATTTTCCGCAAAACTGTCCATCCACAATTTTTTTCATGTCGATATCGTTGGAGCCGGCCCTCATTTCAAAAATGGCTGGATGACACACCTTACATTTAAACTCTGCCCGATGAATCCAATGGGGAAAAATCACGGGAGGCATCCCACGTTTTTCCGCTTTGCTGTTTAGAACGATATCTCCATAATAACCCGCAACTTTTTTGCTGAAAAGAGCGGGAAGGGTGAAACAGGCCAGGATTAATAAAACGGCGAATATTATTTTATTTTTCATTCCGTATCCTTTTTCCTAAAATAACGCCAGAAGGTTTAGTAACGATCAAAAAAAAATAAGATGAAGGCACCATCCAAAACATTTTAAACGTAGTTACCATAGGGGTCAAGCATATGTCAATAAAAATCTGTTGAAGGGGTTGGCAAGAAAAAGGAGACTTTGGTTTTTTTAAAGAACCTGAGGGGAAAAGGTTTATGATTTGCATTTCTCTGAATCATTCAAGGAGATTTCATATAAATGAAAATAAACGGAGGGGGTTTTGGATTAAAAAAGAAAAAATTTACAGATAAATTGAAAAAAGGTTCGGTTGTGATCAAAAACCAAGTAAAAAAGAGATTTTTGCTTGACATAACCTCTTCATTTTTATTAATTTAACCTTGAAAATAGCGGAGATAGGAGAATTTTAAGTGCCTAATGCGTAATGGAGTTTACCCTTTGGTAGAACATGACCACTAGACGTCTATTTTTTATTTTATCCTGTTTGTTGATAACGGTGGGAGGGTCCTATTGGTCCGCACAGGGTAATTCCATTATACAATCACGGCACGATCTGACCTTTTTTAACCAACGGGGTTACGGAACGGACACCGGTCCCATGACCGGTGCTGCCTTTAACAATTATCAAGAAACCTGTATTTATTGTCACACCCCCCACAACGCCAGTCCCGTTGCCCCTCTGTGGAACCGTGAGTTGCCTGAACTGACTGAATACCAAATGTATTCCAGTCCCAATTTTGATTCAAAGGTGGGGGTGGGTCCGGATGGGGTTTCGTTAGCATGTCTTTCCTGTCATGACGGGTCTGTTGCAGTAGATTCTGTACTAAATCCGCCTAAGTACCACGCTTTTGATGATTCGGGAACACATTACCGAATGAGCCTTGAAGGGCAATCCGGAAGTGACAGTTGTGGGAAATGCCACAATCGCTCAGAGGGTGCCTATGGTGGGTTAAGCGGGGCCCACGACGCAACAATTCGGTATTTAACTAAAAATTTAAGAGATGATCATCCGATTTCTATTAAATTTCCAACTTGGGACCTTGATCCCGGTTTTAATCAACCCATGATTCCAAAGGAAGACGGGGGCCGCATGTTTCCCAATGGGGTGCAGACTTTTGAAGGGGACAAGGTTCAGTGTGCCTCCTGCCACGATCCCCATGATCCCGATGAAAAGGATATGGAAGGGAGAGACCCGTTCCTTAGAGTTTCAAATAAAGGGAGCGCATTATGCTTAACCTGTCATTCAAAATAATGAAACATGGAAAAAACACAAAAGGGGAATAGAGTTTGTTTTAAAAAGAAAAAGGAAATGAAACTTGAAATGAAAAAAAAGGTTTCTTTTATCATGGTCCTCCCTTTGATGGGTTTAATGGTAGGATGTGCCGGTACCCCAGCTCCCACCCGAGATATGGTTTGGCCTTTACCGCCGGATCCACCGCGGATTAAGTTTGTTAAAAGTATTACCTCTGCAGGTGAGGTTGGAAAAGAATCTTTTTTTGGAAAAATTAAACGGGTATTGGTTGGAGGTGATCCCGAAGCCCGTTTGGTGAAGCCTTATGCGGTTCATGCGGATCAAGAGGGAAGAGTTTTTGTTGTCGATACAGGTTGGAGAAAGGTACTTGTATTCGACTACCCCAATGGAAGGTTTTTTATTATCGGTGTGGATGGACCTGGAATGCTCAGTGGGCCTGCAGGGGTGACGACGGATTCGGAAGGCAATATTTATGTGGCGGATGGTCTACAAAGGCGGGTCGTGGTTTATGATCGGGAGGGGCAGTTTATTTACGCCATCGGAAAACGGGGCCAATTCGATCAACCTGTTGCCGTTGCGTTGAATGAACCCTTAGCCAGGATCTATGTTGTAGATCGAAAAAAACATAACCTACAGGTTTTTAAATTGGGAGACGGGGAATTCCTGTTTGAAATCGGACAAAGGGGAACTGAAAAAGGGGAGTTTAATGTTCCCACCCATCTTTTTATTGATTCAACAGGAAGAATTTATGTAACGGATACCTTTAATTTCCGTGTTCAAATTTTTGAACCGGATGGCACCTTTGTGTCCACTTTTGGCGCCGTAGGAACCGCCTTTGGTCATTTTTCAAAACCCAAAGGAATTGCGGTGGATAAGGAAGGGCATATTTATGTGGCGGATGCCGCATTTAACAATGTTCAAGTCTTTGATGATCAAGGCCGGTTGTTGCTCTTTTTT
Above is a window of Nitrospiria bacterium DNA encoding:
- a CDS encoding c(7)-type cytochrome triheme domain-containing protein, which translates into the protein MNIRKHIVFFSLMFTVAIFILYACAQTQQATPPSSTQTTGPTLTPPPAPVVQQAPPGMDFLSYSGNLSEPNGFPEPGPPYARQNSNPPTALRELPTDSLGLPNWVTSGGMSRASGEALYTMNKDAVVIHPRDDLSGEKKPTPPFNFNIEIPAIGAMPNVIFPHFPHTYWLDCANCHPSIFIMKKGANPISMVKITNGEYCGRCHGRVAFPLAECDRCHVKPKP
- a CDS encoding c(7)-type cytochrome triheme domain-containing protein, translating into MKNKIIFAVLLILACFTLPALFSKKVAGYYGDIVLNSKAEKRGMPPVIFPHWIHRAEFKCKVCHPAIFEMRAGSNDIDMKKIVDGQFCGKCHDGTISWKPVNCARCHAGRPGMTTGPLEGFPQ
- a CDS encoding cytochrome c3 family protein; this translates as MTTRRLFFILSCLLITVGGSYWSAQGNSIIQSRHDLTFFNQRGYGTDTGPMTGAAFNNYQETCIYCHTPHNASPVAPLWNRELPELTEYQMYSSPNFDSKVGVGPDGVSLACLSCHDGSVAVDSVLNPPKYHAFDDSGTHYRMSLEGQSGSDSCGKCHNRSEGAYGGLSGAHDATIRYLTKNLRDDHPISIKFPTWDLDPGFNQPMIPKEDGGRMFPNGVQTFEGDKVQCASCHDPHDPDEKDMEGRDPFLRVSNKGSALCLTCHSK
- a CDS encoding 6-bladed beta-propeller, which produces MKKKVSFIMVLPLMGLMVGCAGTPAPTRDMVWPLPPDPPRIKFVKSITSAGEVGKESFFGKIKRVLVGGDPEARLVKPYAVHADQEGRVFVVDTGWRKVLVFDYPNGRFFIIGVDGPGMLSGPAGVTTDSEGNIYVADGLQRRVVVYDREGQFIYAIGKRGQFDQPVAVALNEPLARIYVVDRKKHNLQVFKLGDGEFLFEIGQRGTEKGEFNVPTHLFIDSTGRIYVTDTFNFRVQIFEPDGTFVSTFGAVGTAFGHFSKPKGIAVDKEGHIYVADAAFNNVQVFDDQGRLLLFFGGFGYQPGQFWLPAGMDIDNQNRIYVADQYNHRINVYQYISQSEPTSQDPSKEKEKAQVVDEIQEGS